The following are encoded in a window of Chionomys nivalis chromosome X, mChiNiv1.1, whole genome shotgun sequence genomic DNA:
- the LOC130868384 gene encoding melanoma-associated antigen B4-like — MPRGQKSKARAREKRLQGLKDAQAKEAEKTESPAGSDQASGDAKPSTSTADFPQQCSAPSSTASQGVTPGRSDKGDQGQGDGNERSSGALLSTRSMQMDLMTRKTGMLMEYMLYKYKVQQSMKRGEMLKVINKRFKEHFPEILKKASYRLDVVFGLELKEVLPHGQAYELVSKLDFEDDGSRSNELDVPTRGILIALLSVIYLNNYCAAEEDVWYFLNALGVYDAIIHVFFGDIRKVITEQLVQEEYIEYRQVPNSDPPSYEFLWGPRAYAEATEIKVMDFLAKVSKALPGVCLYRSEQDLIEEEEEVQAAAAAKSGTKGKAKGRTMTKLSRPTHK; from the coding sequence ATGCCAAGGGGACAGAAGAGTAAGGCGCGTGCTCGAGAGAAAAGGCTCCAGGGGCTCAAGGATGCTCAagcaaaggaggcagagaaaacagagtcACCTGCTGGCTCTGATCAAGCTTCAGGAGATGCTAAGCCAAGCACTTCCACTGCTGACTTCCCACAGCAGTGCTCAGCACCCAGCAGCACTGCCAGCCAGGGAGTGACCCCCGGAAGGTCTGATAAGGGTGACCAGGGCCAAGGGGATGGAAATGAGCGTTCCTCCGGGGCTCTACTTTCCACTAGAAGCATGCAGATGGATCTTATGACAAGGAAGACGGGAATGCTCATGGAGTACATGCTCTACAAATACAAAGTGCAGCAGTCCATGAAGAGGGGAGAGATGCTCAAAGTTATCAACAAAAGGTTCAAGGAACATTTCCCCGAGATCCTCAAGAAAGCCTCCTACCGATTGGATGTGGTGTTTGGCCTTGAGCTGAAAGAAGTCCTGCCACATGGTCAAGCATATGAGCTTGTGAGTAAGCTAGATTTCGAGGATGATGGAAGTAGGAGCAATGAGCTAGATGTTCCTACCAGGGGCATTCTGATTGCTCTCCTAAGTGTGATCTACCTAAATAACTACTGTGCTGCCGAGGAGGATGTCTGGTATTTCCTGAATGCATTAGGGGTCTATGATGCGATCATACACGTCTTCTTTGGGGATATTAGGAAGGTCATCACTGAGCAGTTAGTGCAGGAAGAATACATAGAATACCGTCAGGTTCCTAACAGTGATCCTCCGTCCTATGAGTTCCTGTGGGGCCCGAGAGCCTATGCTGAAGCAACCGAGATTAAGGTGATGGACTTTTTAGCCAAGGTCAGTAAAGCCTTGCCTGGGGTTTGCTTATATCGTTCTGAGCAGGATTTgattgaagaggaagaagaggtccAGGCTGCAGCTGCAGCCAAGTCTGGCACTAAAGGCAAGGCCAAGGGACGTACTATGACCAAGTTAAGTCGTCCTACTCACAAGTGA